Proteins found in one Gopherus flavomarginatus isolate rGopFla2 chromosome 18, rGopFla2.mat.asm, whole genome shotgun sequence genomic segment:
- the CPT1C gene encoding carnitine O-palmitoyltransferase 1, brain isoform isoform X1 gives MAEAHQAVAFQFTVSPEGVDLRLSHAALKQVYLAGLRSWKKKITRLRNSLVTGVFPASPASWLVMAAAILASQASRLDPSMGLIGKIKEHLPASAYLSEPARAGLGALAFATLLWLGLVVTMRGALRALLCYHGWMGEEHGRPSHATKCWLALVKIFAGRRPMLYSYQASLPRLPVPPIRDTVQRYLESMRPLLSDSHFQRTAALGRDFERSLGPRLQWYLSLKSWWATNYVSDWWEEYVYLRGRGPLMVNSNYYAMDFLYVTPTPLQAARAGNVVHALLLYRRLLNREQIKPLMIQGTLPMCSAQYERMFNTTRVPGVEADSLQHRQDSRHIAVFHAGRFFRVGLYHGGQLLGPRELQAQFQRILDDPVPPAPGEETLAALTAGPREPWARARRTYFGSGRNQESLRAVERAAFFLTLDTTEQGLLGPEPGRALDRYAKALLHGQCHDRWFDKSFTLIVFRNGKIGLNAEHSWADAPIMGHLWEYTLATDVFQLGYGVDGHCKGELDPSIPPPQKLQWEIPEECRQVIQGSLRAAQALADDVDFHTFAFKDFGKGLMKKCRTSPDSFIQLALQLAHFRDKGKFCLTYEAAMTRLFREGRTETVRSCSIESCNFVRAMTDSAQSAAQRLALFRVAAAKHQTLYRRAMMGAGIDRHLFCLYVVSKYLGVDSPFLREVLSEPWGLSTSQTPIQQLELFDLKNHPDYISCGGGFGPVDNNGYGVSYIIIGEDLITFHISCKFSSTETDAHRFGANIRTALLDLRALFNLPLK, from the exons ATGGCGGAGGCTCACCAGGCCGTGGCGTTCCAGTTCACGGTCTCGCCCGAGGGGGTCGACCTGCGGCTCAGCCATGCGGCCCTGAAGCAAGTCTACCTGGCCGGCCTGCGCTCCTGGAAGAAGAAAATCACCCGGCTCCGG AACAGCCTGGTGACGGGCGTGTTCCCCGCCAGCCCGGCCAGCTGGCTGGTCATGGCCGCAGCCATCCTGGCCAGCCAGGCCTCCCGCCTCGACCCCTCCATGGGGCTCATCGGCAAGATCAAGGAGCACCTGCCCGCCAG cgcgTACCTGTCGGAGCCGGcccgggcggggctgggggctctggcctTCGCCACCCTGCTGTGGCTGGGGCTGGTGGTGACCATGCGGGGCGCCCTGCGGGCCCTGCTCTGCTACCACGGCTGGATGGGCGAGGAGCACGGCCGCCCCTCCCACGCCACCAAGTGCTGGCTG GCGCTGGTGAAGATCTTTGCCGGCCGCAGGCCCATGCTGTACAGCTACCAGGCATCCCTGCCACGGctccctgtgccccccatcaGGGACACGGTGCAGCGG TACCTGGAGTCAATGCGCCCCCTGCTGTCGGACTCGCACTTCCAGCGCACGGCCGCCCTGGGCCGGGACTTCGAGCGCTCGCTGGGCCCCCGTCTGCAGTGGTACCTGAGCCTCAAGTCCTGGTGGGCCACCAACTAC GTGAGCGACTGGTGGGAAGAATACGTTTACCTGCGGGGCCGGGGCCCCCTGATGGTTAACAGCAACTACTATGCCATG GATTTCCTGTACGTCACCCCGACCCCCCTGCAGGCCGCCCGGGCAGGGAACGTGGTCCACGCCCTGCTGCTCTATCGGCGTCTGCTGAACCGCGAGCAGATCAAACCG ctgatGATCCAGGGCACCCTGCCCATGTGCTCTGCGCAGTACGAACGCATGTTCAACACCACCCGTGTCCCTGGAGTGGAGGCAG ATTCACTGCAGCACCGGCAGGACAGCCGGCACATCGCTGTTTTCCATGCCGGCCGCTTCTTTCGCGTGGGGCTGTACCATGGGGGGCAGCTGCTGGGCCCCCGCGAGCTGCAGGCCCAGTTCCAGCGGATCCTGGATGACCCCGTGCCCCCCGCGCCCGGCGAGGAGACCCTGGCTGCCCTGACCGCCGGGCCCCG GGAGCCATGGGCCCGGGCCCGCCGGACGTACTTCGGGTCGGGCCGGAACCAGGAGTCGCTCCGGGCGGTGGAACGAGCTGCCTTTTTCCTCACGCTGGACACCAcggagcaggggctgctgggccCCGAGCCGGGCCGGGCGCTGGATCGATACGCCAAGGCCCTGCTGCACGGGCAGTGCCACGACAG GTGGTTTGACAAATCCTTCACCCTGATCGTCTTCCGCAACGGCAAGATTGGCCTGAACGCGGAGCACTCCTGGGCCGACGCCCCCATCATGGGCCACCTCTGGGAG TACACGCTGGCCACAGACGTCTTCCAGCTGGGCTACGGCGTGGACGGTCACTGCAAGGGGGAGCTGGACCCCagcatccccccaccccaaaaactgCAGTGGGAGATCCCCGAGGAG TGCCGGCAGGTGATCCAGGGCTCCCTGCGGGCGGCCCAGGCCCTGGCCGACGACGTCGATTTCCACACGTTCGCCTTCAAGGACTTCGGCAAGGGGCTGATGAAGAAATGTCGCACCAGCCCCGACAGCTTCATCCAGCTGGCCCTGCAGCTGGCGCACTTCCGG GACAAAGGGAAGTTCTGCCTGACCTATGAGGCCGCCATGACGCGGCTGTTCCGCGAGGGACGCACGGAGACCGTCCGCTCCTGCTCCATCGAGTCCTGCAACTTCGTCCGCGCCATGACGGACTCTGCCCAGAGC GCTGCCCAGCGCCTGGCCCTGTTCCGAGTGGCGGCCGCCAAGCACCAGACCCTGTACCGCCGGGCCATGATGGGCGCGGGCATCGACCGCCACCTCTTCTGCCTCTATGTGGTCTCCAAGTACCTGGGTGTGGACTCCCCCTTCCTCAGGGAG GTGCTGTCAGAGCCATGGGGCCTGTCAACCAGCCAGAcccccatccagcagctcgagcTCTTCGACCTCAAGAACCACCCCGACTACATCTCCTGCGGGGGTGGCTTCGGGCCA GTGGACAATAACGGCTACGGGGTGTCATACATCATCATCGGTGAAGACCTCATCACGTTTCACATCTCCTGCAAGTTCTCTAGCACCGAGACG GACGCTCACCGCTTCGGGGCCAACATCCGGACGGCTCTGCTTGACCTCCGGGCTCTCTTCAACCTGCCCCTCAAgtag
- the CPT1C gene encoding carnitine O-palmitoyltransferase 1, brain isoform isoform X2 — protein sequence MLYSYQASLPRLPVPPIRDTVQRYLESMRPLLSDSHFQRTAALGRDFERSLGPRLQWYLSLKSWWATNYVSDWWEEYVYLRGRGPLMVNSNYYAMDFLYVTPTPLQAARAGNVVHALLLYRRLLNREQIKPLMIQGTLPMCSAQYERMFNTTRVPGVEADSLQHRQDSRHIAVFHAGRFFRVGLYHGGQLLGPRELQAQFQRILDDPVPPAPGEETLAALTAGPREPWARARRTYFGSGRNQESLRAVERAAFFLTLDTTEQGLLGPEPGRALDRYAKALLHGQCHDRWFDKSFTLIVFRNGKIGLNAEHSWADAPIMGHLWEYTLATDVFQLGYGVDGHCKGELDPSIPPPQKLQWEIPEECRQVIQGSLRAAQALADDVDFHTFAFKDFGKGLMKKCRTSPDSFIQLALQLAHFRDKGKFCLTYEAAMTRLFREGRTETVRSCSIESCNFVRAMTDSAQSAAQRLALFRVAAAKHQTLYRRAMMGAGIDRHLFCLYVVSKYLGVDSPFLREVLSEPWGLSTSQTPIQQLELFDLKNHPDYISCGGGFGPVDNNGYGVSYIIIGEDLITFHISCKFSSTETDAHRFGANIRTALLDLRALFNLPLK from the exons ATGCTGTACAGCTACCAGGCATCCCTGCCACGGctccctgtgccccccatcaGGGACACGGTGCAGCGG TACCTGGAGTCAATGCGCCCCCTGCTGTCGGACTCGCACTTCCAGCGCACGGCCGCCCTGGGCCGGGACTTCGAGCGCTCGCTGGGCCCCCGTCTGCAGTGGTACCTGAGCCTCAAGTCCTGGTGGGCCACCAACTAC GTGAGCGACTGGTGGGAAGAATACGTTTACCTGCGGGGCCGGGGCCCCCTGATGGTTAACAGCAACTACTATGCCATG GATTTCCTGTACGTCACCCCGACCCCCCTGCAGGCCGCCCGGGCAGGGAACGTGGTCCACGCCCTGCTGCTCTATCGGCGTCTGCTGAACCGCGAGCAGATCAAACCG ctgatGATCCAGGGCACCCTGCCCATGTGCTCTGCGCAGTACGAACGCATGTTCAACACCACCCGTGTCCCTGGAGTGGAGGCAG ATTCACTGCAGCACCGGCAGGACAGCCGGCACATCGCTGTTTTCCATGCCGGCCGCTTCTTTCGCGTGGGGCTGTACCATGGGGGGCAGCTGCTGGGCCCCCGCGAGCTGCAGGCCCAGTTCCAGCGGATCCTGGATGACCCCGTGCCCCCCGCGCCCGGCGAGGAGACCCTGGCTGCCCTGACCGCCGGGCCCCG GGAGCCATGGGCCCGGGCCCGCCGGACGTACTTCGGGTCGGGCCGGAACCAGGAGTCGCTCCGGGCGGTGGAACGAGCTGCCTTTTTCCTCACGCTGGACACCAcggagcaggggctgctgggccCCGAGCCGGGCCGGGCGCTGGATCGATACGCCAAGGCCCTGCTGCACGGGCAGTGCCACGACAG GTGGTTTGACAAATCCTTCACCCTGATCGTCTTCCGCAACGGCAAGATTGGCCTGAACGCGGAGCACTCCTGGGCCGACGCCCCCATCATGGGCCACCTCTGGGAG TACACGCTGGCCACAGACGTCTTCCAGCTGGGCTACGGCGTGGACGGTCACTGCAAGGGGGAGCTGGACCCCagcatccccccaccccaaaaactgCAGTGGGAGATCCCCGAGGAG TGCCGGCAGGTGATCCAGGGCTCCCTGCGGGCGGCCCAGGCCCTGGCCGACGACGTCGATTTCCACACGTTCGCCTTCAAGGACTTCGGCAAGGGGCTGATGAAGAAATGTCGCACCAGCCCCGACAGCTTCATCCAGCTGGCCCTGCAGCTGGCGCACTTCCGG GACAAAGGGAAGTTCTGCCTGACCTATGAGGCCGCCATGACGCGGCTGTTCCGCGAGGGACGCACGGAGACCGTCCGCTCCTGCTCCATCGAGTCCTGCAACTTCGTCCGCGCCATGACGGACTCTGCCCAGAGC GCTGCCCAGCGCCTGGCCCTGTTCCGAGTGGCGGCCGCCAAGCACCAGACCCTGTACCGCCGGGCCATGATGGGCGCGGGCATCGACCGCCACCTCTTCTGCCTCTATGTGGTCTCCAAGTACCTGGGTGTGGACTCCCCCTTCCTCAGGGAG GTGCTGTCAGAGCCATGGGGCCTGTCAACCAGCCAGAcccccatccagcagctcgagcTCTTCGACCTCAAGAACCACCCCGACTACATCTCCTGCGGGGGTGGCTTCGGGCCA GTGGACAATAACGGCTACGGGGTGTCATACATCATCATCGGTGAAGACCTCATCACGTTTCACATCTCCTGCAAGTTCTCTAGCACCGAGACG GACGCTCACCGCTTCGGGGCCAACATCCGGACGGCTCTGCTTGACCTCCGGGCTCTCTTCAACCTGCCCCTCAAgtag